GTTACACGTAAAAACTTTGAATCAGTGTGAAAAAGTTTGGAGGGATAAATTTTCGCCGATCATATCAATTCCCCGAATTCCTTTCCGCATCCGgttcgataattttcaatccgCAATGAAGCCCTCGCCCGTTCGGATCTCTGTTCATATTCCAAGGATTTCGCGATTTCCTGGCAAGGCCACGCGTGCGTCATTTGTGACATTAGATCAGAGCCCGGAGAATGAAAGGGTACGAAGCGAACAAAGAGAAATAGATGAAAAAGCGAGAAAAGACtttgcgaaaagaaaaataaaccaaacatgcaagtaatctcgctacttctctatctctctctctctctctctctctctctctctctctctgttaaAGAATTACTTCTTGCCTTGCGATCGGCGAGTGATAGTCGATTACATTTCGCGGCCGTCTCGATTTTACgccctgctgctgctgctgatccAGACTCCCAATCGACATGTCGACAAGACATTCTGCAGTTCGATTGACCGGGTGGTAAATTACGGATCCTTTCACCCGCCGACTGACGATCGGCAGGAGCAGAAGGCGTGGCTCAAAACGGGCACCGAGAGTTGGGACCGATCGGTTCATGCCTCGTTACTAATCTTAGGGCCCAAAAGATAGCCGAGCTCTTCGGCGTTGCTCGTATTTATACGCCTATCCTCGAGGAAGAAGGTCAGCGGTCAAGGACGAGGCGATCACGTAACATGATTGATAATGAAATCACCTGTTGGGCGATCAAACTTTCCCTACGCGTACAgtctttaattatttattattgtttgtttctttttttttgtgttttatttttaataactgaTTCGCTTATTTGTTACAGAGAACCTTGTTTCGACGAATATCGACCTTTCGGAATtctaattataataattcttcatCCTTCAATCCGATTGTGTCAAATTCTTAGCGATCGATTTCTCCTTAcctattttactttattttctttacgtTCTTCGATCGCAAAGAGTCGACGTGTGAGAATGATTTCGCCTCGTTAAAAGAAACAGCTGCGATTGATGCGCCCACTTTCGATCTATGTGCCAAGAAAAGCCTGCAACAACTACTCTACTCTGGTAATGGGTATTACTTCTTGTTTATAAACTTACCAATCGCAGGTGTGAAAATCCGAGGAACAAGACCGTTGGCTTATTGTGCTCAGGATAACACGGGGTTCGAATGCGTTCGGCATATTAATCAAGCGACGAATCGCGTTTGAATCGACGATTTTTAcagtttctctttttcaataCCGCTGTTGCATATTTTCGTTGCGTTCGACttgtcgaaaaatattcattttttccaacgttGAAGGTTGACGAACTTTTTTGCGTTATCTGCAtctggaatgaaaataaaaacgaaatcaaATTCAACCCATAAAGGCCTTGCGTTTTATTAATCGACTCGGTTTTTTATTCACgcatcattttttaatattcattagtcgttgttttttttttttttcttcttcttttatcaATAACTCTTTTTCTTATCTTGGACGAGTGAAATCACGCCCGTCAATTACAACAAAGTCGCTTTTGCCAAACCGATTTCGGTACAACAGCTCTCTTTTTTTCGGAATAATTAATACGCATTGATCGAGTCGAATAACGATCGCTTGATATTTACGGCGAGAATTACACCACTGTGTAACACGTGGACATGTTTTATTTGGTATATGGATACTCAAAAGAAGGGGAATATCGAGCACGcgaatttcataatttataaatcACATTCAGAATTTTCAGCTGCTAGCCGATTCATCGATCATAATCGATTTTAGAAGATCAAAAAACGGGGTGATGAAAGAATCATACATTTAACTATATATGTAAGAAATTATggatgatataaaaaaaaattccaatttcaaTTACTACTTGTAactattcaaataaaaaaaatttgttacaaaataaacgaattgaaaatcgCAGACGTGTtcttaaaattcaattttctttttccatcgaCTCAAATATTTCTTCCTCGTTCAGCTATCGCCAAAGGATGATTTTCGGACAGCAAAAGgatgaaaaagtaaataaacaaataaatttcaaaaatacagaCGATCGGATGATCCGAGAGTGAAATTTTGCGGCATCGAATTCGACCCAGATCTTTCCGGACCTGCGGGCCCTTGTCGGGAGGGGCCCGCGTCCCCCGGCAGGAGGGAGGGGCCCCGCTCTGTTGGGCCTCACGTGAGCATATAAGAACACCGCTCAGCCATCAACAGGATACAGTTCCACTACCCTCGCTCGAAACATTCTCTCAGGTGAGCGACTAAACATAAAAGAACGTTTGATAGATTTGCGAGAGGTCATAATTGTCGCATTATTTTGCCTAGAAACGGTGCAGAATcatcgaaaattcaatttttcattttatatctaAATACACCATCGAATAAgctgtttctttatttttatttcttcgactCGCGTGCGATGTgatcattttctttctattcCAATCAGTGCGACTATGTTCTACAGAAATATATGTTACCGTAAAAATTCTCCAGTGAACCGGATCCAACAAGTGCAgcagtaattttttatcgtcatatacttttttttagcaaaaaaatatacgatggttaatattttataactGGTTTCAATTGTAATTCGACTCCTCTTCAATTATTGTCATATTCTTATtgattaattcaatttttcactttgcTGACACGATTTTTTGGTAcaattcgatttttgaaaCCCTCGAGAAATTcttggtgaaatttattaatccAGACCGAGAACGAAGTGGTCAAAGTCTATTAGCGCCCGACTCTCAGTAATGACTCGATCGAGTTACGCAACTTGAATCTAGATCATGTCTGcattctataataattaacaagtATCCATGAAATTGGAAAGTAGTTATATCTTCTATGATATCTCAACATACTTCATGCGTTGTGAACGTCGATCAATATTCAACGATATATTCAATATCTGCACAAGCTACTATCAGGCTCATTGATCCATAGAATATTAGCGTATTCAAGCATCTGTTGGCACTATGTGTCATAGATTAGAAGATCGTTTAttgtttgtgtaaaaaatttttccatgaagATTATGAATCTTTTATTGATTGAGGTTAGAAGTTATCTTTGAACAACTAAATTTCAGCGGAAGCGTAAAcgttgtcaaaaaaaaaaaatattcaaaatagaTCAATACACTTCAAGATGAGTTGAGAAACTGTAGCGAACAAGAGAGAAACCATGTTTAGGATTCTTGATGATTCACATGTGCTTGAAAATCGGACATTTTTAATCTGAACGGAAATTTTCAGCAAGAGTAAccgaatgaaatattgaattccCAACTTATTCAGcgaaatggtgaaaaaaaaaaaacttagcTTCAAGTACATGAgcaacgataataattgtaCCATATAATTCTGGTTCCCTTTTCATATCAAGGCTCAAATATGAAAGTGTTTTCTAATTCCACATCCCAAGAACTTTTTACTTAAATTTCTGTTATCTATGCAATggtagacattttttttataacctgATCGACAATTGCCACAATAAATAAACCGAGGCCATTACCTTTCCGCCATTCCAATCTAACGATGAGAGTTTCGCCAGCAATAATCTCAAGAGAAAACGTTTCAACCTGTGAATTCCAGGATGAAGACCTTCGCAGTGGTCGCTGCGCTCCTGCAGGTGGCAGTGTCAAGTCACGTGGCTGTGAGACTTCCGTACCTGAACCCAGCCGGAGTAAACTATGTCGGTGGAGTTTCCCCTCACGGTGCTCCGCTGGTTAGCGCTCCAGGTCCGAACCTAGAGTACCAACACGAAGAGGCCGCTCTTCAGTACGCACAGCACCCCCATGGTCTGGAGTACGAACATCATCACCAGGGTGTGGAGTACGCTCAGCACTCCCATGGCCTTGAGTACGCCCATTACCCTCAGGCCCAACTCCAGTACGCCGCCCACGCTCCGGCTCACGTTGAGGCCCATCACGTCGGCTACGCCACGGCCCAAGTTCCGGCCGTCGCTGCGGTTCCCGTCGTCAAGCACGTTCCAGCCCTCGCCGAAGTTCCGGTAACCAAAATCGAGGCTCAGCATGGATTCGTCGAGAAGCAGGTTGACGTAGCGAAACCAGCCGTAGCCACCAAGAAGTTCCAGGTAATCCAATTCCCCATTTTTCAATGCTCTTGGTCAAGGTACTAAACGCTGAATGGACTAGATTCAGTCTGATTGAAGTTTGGGTTCACCGTTGTCTCTACAGTCCCAATGGTCAAAAGTCAGATTTGAATTCCATAAGTAAAGATATAGCGGTCAAAGTAgagattgattgaaattccAAAGATACCGTGCAATTGATCAAGACTGTTCGGGATTGTTACCTGCATTCGAAATTACATCTCGATGAGTACGCGCCACGCTTAGGATCCTTTCCAAACCAGTCTGAgcttttttcaatcaaagGCCCATAAGAAATGCTGTACGAGTCACATTTAAAAAACACATTTCCAAAAACTCTTTCAACACCACTGACCTCGTTTCCAGGTGCGAAGACCAGCGATCCAAAAGCACTTTTACGACATCGAAGAGCATGTCGTGGTGCGTCCAGCTGGAACAGCGCTTGTGGAACTTGCCGAGCCTCTGTCGAAGGTGCAGAAGGGTCCGACCGTTGTCCAGGCCCTCGAGCACGCCGCTCCTCTGTCGGTGAGCGCAGTCGCAGACGAGCATCATCACCATCATGAGCATCATTTGGACGCCCATTCCCACGGAACCATCCACGTGACGCCGACTCCAGGCTTCGTCCACGCTACACCGACCCCCGTCTACGCTCACGAAGCCGTCCACGTGACCCCGGCCCCCGTTTTGGTATCGTCTCCATCCCCCTCTCCAGTCTTTGTCTCCTCCACCGTGGCTCCGCACTACGAAGAGAGCGACTCGGTGATCGTGGAGAACGCCAACTTCAGGAACTCCGTAGCTTCGCTCAGGCAGAAGGAACGCCAGATCGAAGACCTCGAGCATCAGCAGGACATCCTCAAGGCCGAAATTAATGCTGAACGATCTGCCCAGGTAGAATGAGACTAGAATTTTTCCTGTAAGAACAAGGTTACATTTTAGACGACGGTGCTGTTTGAGTCAAGGCATTGCTTTCGGTGACTCGTGTAAAACAAGTTTGCGATCAGTATTGCTTTTATTTTGTCAACTTGAGTATTGATCAAGAAAACTATGGTTGTCATAATTGTTCAATCCGGATTGAATTCGTAATTATGAAACAGGTAAAATCACCACCGAATGAATCACCATTTCCTGAAAAGCTCGTTGAACGATTTTGTGATTGTTTTTACCCATTTTGTGATGATTCTACCCAAGTTAAAAACCTTCGTTGCTTCATGAAAGACCGGAACTTGACAACGCCAGCAAGTGGCAATACtgtagagcgtaaaatttcgAGACCAGTACGACGTCTGATCGATTGATTTGCCTCCAGCGTCTCAAGGCGCTCTAGACCGATAACGAACCAATCTAACTGCCCCATTCAAGGTCCACTCCGCTCACTCTGGAGATCATCACGGAGTAGTGACGCACTCGAACGGATCACCGCTGGAGAAACACGTCGCTCGTTTGGCTGCTCACGAAGCTGGACCAGCGATTGTACCGAGCGTCAAGTCGAGCCCAGAAGAGGCCCACGCTAACCAGCACAAGCTTATTGAGCTGCTCACAGCGCGAGGTGGAGTGGCTGAGGTGAGTGCAATGAAACCATTTCCCATAGACAGTTGGAGGTCGAAACTCAAAACTGTCAAAGTTAACAATGACACTGCAAACTGTCACATCGAACGATTCGATCTCCGAATGGTCCAAGCTTCGAATGGTAAGGACTCCAAGCGTCACTAGCCTTCGCATGTGTCCAGAAGCGTTTACCACACATGATGTTAAAGTTGATGAGATTCAGATCTTTGACAATTCGGACATTCAATCATTCGGAGCTTTGACCATTCGGCACTTCGACTACTCGGTCAACGTTGGCTTTGGGTCTTTGTGAATTTGATGGTTGACGGGCTTACTTAACCCTGAACTTTTGGTGCTTGCAGGTCGGATTCGGCCGCGAAGGTCCCGCCAGCTACGTTGGTGACGCAGGGCACGTCCGTGCTCGCGTTCTCTCCGCAACTCCGTCTCCGGATTACGCTCATCCGACTGGCGAGCGCGTCTCGACGAGACGCGTCGTCGTTAGCCGGCCGATCGAGACCCTCCAGGAGTTCGACGTCGTCGAGCCGGCTACCAAGATCGAGAGGGTCTCTTACCAGCAGCCGACCGTCATCAAGACTGCTCGCACCCATCACGTCAAGGTCCCAACGTCCGTTCCCGTCTATGGAAAGGCCCTGGCACCAGCCGTCGCCCACGCCTCGGTCCCCGTTTTCCAAAAGACCGTCACACCCGCCGCCGAGTACGGATATTACCACTGAGGGTTTTATCGTCCCCGGAAATTTCGGCGCATCAGCTTTTTACAGCCCGCTAATCGCTCCGCGTTCGCACTGCGAGAGATTGATGGATTTGATTGATGGATGGATTGTGTAGACACTCGTCTTCAACGACGGTGATACTCATTTTACACCGCGGTGTTCGATCCTTCgacttttatacatatacatataaaatacacattgtattatattatcgAAATCTTAGGTGTAAATATTTGCCAATAATCGATCAATCAAACGATTTATCTTGTATGTATCAtcaatttatgaatttaataaattaaatcaattGTCTATACACCTGGCTTATCAGTCATTTTGTTCAATCCTTTTTACTGTTTTCGACTCCTGTAAAACACGAAGAGCAAGAAActcaaaagaagaaaaaaataaataaccgtGAATACACTAAGTAAAAtccgtaaaaaatttatcatttttggaCCAATAACTTTTCAATTCTGTGAACTAATCAACGGAAATATGGCTTTCACTTTCCttataattttctacaaaatgaCCAGGCATCCATAAAACAGCCATTACTTTATTTTTAGACTGACAATCAGCTCATGACGTATTAGGTAAGTCAGCTTGTCTATAAACCACAGCTGCTGGTAAGTGACGTCCATTATACGGTTTATTTCCACAATGAATGACGGTGAATAAGGTGACGAATGAGATAAGCGACGTGTGTCTTGCAAGGTTTGAGGAGTAGGTGATCTTAAAAGCCCACGCCCAATAAAATAGGCGTTGAGACAGCGCGGACAACGATTAGTAAATTTGGAGCAAGGTTTTCGTTACGCCACTTGGATAAACGGTGTGGATACACGCATTGGCAGCGGTAGGCCTCATTAAAAATACGCCTTTCACCGTAATTCCCACAATACGTATAAGCGTGCAGGGAGCGAACACATTTATTTGCGGCCGCGTTTGAGTCGCGGATAAATAATGTAAGGATTAAATAGAGGAATAAATTaatgagttaaaaaaaaaaaaaaccgtggCCGACGTATTTCTCACATtggatttatttcattctttcttaATCTTTATTAAGCGTGGTCAACGGCAGCTATTTCACGTTGCATAAATCTTTTGCCATTATTAATGCAGGACACTTTTTAACCAAACTAATTTAAACTGTTTAACTTTGTCAGTTATTATATCGCCTGATTCAACTTCTACTCGTTACCAATTGCAcgcgtgtaatttattttaatttacaaCTTACGGACAAGTTGAGAACTTGTATTGCGGCAGCTTTGTCACGCTCCATATTGCAGCCTCGTACACTGATTATTACACTCTaagtcttctttttctttcttttcgtcaTCAAAAATCACAGTGACGATTACACAAGGTAATTATATGAGAACCAAAATTCGTTTGGATCGACACTCATAGAtagcttatttttttttttttactgcaaaGAAGTTTCTTGCGTGggttgattttgtttttctttgaaGCGAATCCGAAAGTACGAAAAAACGCAGCATTATTACAACTAAAATCACTTGAacttggaaataaaaattgttatcgaaatttcagataaaatcttgaaattaAGTTTGAATTTGAATCTGCGTTTCAATGGGGGGGAAAATCTTGATTCGATTTGGAGACTTTACATGTGCTAGAAATCGTTTCAGCAATTACATCATACCAAAAATCGTTCGCTTCGACTATTACAATACTTTTACAACTGATCGAGTAGTTTCGAGACGATACGGAAATGTATCTTAAATTCGCTCACCCGCCCCTTGCAGGCAATCGAACGTCCTAAATAACAATGAGCTTTCAGCGAGTGATCGAAAGTTTGGATGCAATGTCAACGTTTCGCTGCAGCTATATAAGTGGAATAATTATTAGGTAAGCGAGGAAGTTTCACGCTTACGTGGAAGCGATTCGGGCTCATTCGCTTCTTGAATACGAAACGGTATCAAAGACGAGCTTGTCCGTAAATTTTCGTCATTCCATCGAATTTCAGTAATCGTTAATGAAAAACCTCGGGATTCTTGACGTGCGATTTCATTGACCCAGGCAGCGTTAAATGAttgctgaaaaatatcgtctCACTCGGttttaaaatgaaacaagGTATCATTGACAATGACATTCTGCATCGCTTAAGCGTGACACAGAAGTCAACGAACTCTCAGATTCGCGCGGAGTTTGCGAGTCGCTCGATGGTCTCACGTAACCTCGATTGCGAAATATTTCGCACGGCAAGAGATCGCGATTCGCGAATATACGAGTGCTGCTCTCTGACGTTAAATGCCGAAGGAGCCGATCGATCGTCGAGTTTTGAAGTCACGCAAATCGGCGAGATCAGATTGCCGACAATTCTGAAACTGCCCGAACAGATTTATCCGCCGATCGATAACTCATTATCGACTAGTAATTCGCCTGATCCATTTGTACAGCAGCTTGCACTTCCATCGTTTGAATCTCCGCCACCAAGAGTCGTTCGGTATTCTGTCGCAActctgcaaatattttttctctttacaaTCTACGTTTATTCGTCGGAatattgaaggaaaaaaaattaaaaaggaAATTATCTTTCCGCTTCCGACTCACTGTTTCCACATATTCGTCAACCGCCTCATTCCTCGCCTTCCCGAAGACCTCGGCCACTCTTTTCCTGATCTGTTCGATCCTGGTAAGCTCGTCCTTGACACTCCTGGACTCGTCCTGAACGAGCTTACGGTCCAATTCCAGCATCCTTCTCTCCGTCAGG
This region of Neodiprion fabricii isolate iyNeoFabr1 chromosome 7, iyNeoFabr1.1, whole genome shotgun sequence genomic DNA includes:
- the LOC124187118 gene encoding uncharacterized protein LOC124187118 isoform X1, yielding MFYRNICYRKNSPVNRIQQVQQMKTFAVVAALLQVAVSSHVAVRLPYLNPAGVNYVGGVSPHGAPLVSAPGPNLEYQHEEAALQYAQHPHGLEYEHHHQGVEYAQHSHGLEYAHYPQAQLQYAAHAPAHVEAHHVGYATAQVPAVAAVPVVKHVPALAEVPVTKIEAQHGFVEKQVDVAKPAVATKKFQVRRPAIQKHFYDIEEHVVVRPAGTALVELAEPLSKVQKGPTVVQALEHAAPLSVSAVADEHHHHHEHHLDAHSHGTIHVTPTPGFVHATPTPVYAHEAVHVTPAPVLVSSPSPSPVFVSSTVAPHYEESDSVIVENANFRNSVASLRQKERQIEDLEHQQDILKAEINAERSAQVHSAHSGDHHGVVTHSNGSPLEKHVARLAAHEAGPAIVPSVKSSPEEAHANQHKLIELLTARGGVAEVGFGREGPASYVGDAGHVRARVLSATPSPDYAHPTGERVSTRRVVVSRPIETLQEFDVVEPATKIERVSYQQPTVIKTARTHHVKVPTSVPVYGKALAPAVAHASVPVFQKTVTPAAEYGYYH
- the LOC124187118 gene encoding uncharacterized protein LOC124187118 isoform X2; translation: MKTFAVVAALLQVAVSSHVAVRLPYLNPAGVNYVGGVSPHGAPLVSAPGPNLEYQHEEAALQYAQHPHGLEYEHHHQGVEYAQHSHGLEYAHYPQAQLQYAAHAPAHVEAHHVGYATAQVPAVAAVPVVKHVPALAEVPVTKIEAQHGFVEKQVDVAKPAVATKKFQVRRPAIQKHFYDIEEHVVVRPAGTALVELAEPLSKVQKGPTVVQALEHAAPLSVSAVADEHHHHHEHHLDAHSHGTIHVTPTPGFVHATPTPVYAHEAVHVTPAPVLVSSPSPSPVFVSSTVAPHYEESDSVIVENANFRNSVASLRQKERQIEDLEHQQDILKAEINAERSAQVHSAHSGDHHGVVTHSNGSPLEKHVARLAAHEAGPAIVPSVKSSPEEAHANQHKLIELLTARGGVAEVGFGREGPASYVGDAGHVRARVLSATPSPDYAHPTGERVSTRRVVVSRPIETLQEFDVVEPATKIERVSYQQPTVIKTARTHHVKVPTSVPVYGKALAPAVAHASVPVFQKTVTPAAEYGYYH